A stretch of Paenibacillus mucilaginosus 3016 DNA encodes these proteins:
- a CDS encoding ABC transporter substrate-binding protein, whose amino-acid sequence MNKKLVMLLVSLMLIFSLAACSGGSGNGNSSNSKNDPVRTNAASEDSSNDSAATNASEGTNDVAEGAGDSKETPEMDFDMGGRVIKIVNFWSLEIPEDNPDNIQRKKNLEALMKKHNFKVEYVVLDQAEYQNKVTASLLAGEPVGDIISLARSYAIPTLVSQDLLWPVDEYTKNDKVFDPNVSNKIMQYKGRGYGFGGYPGGATGFFYNRTLMKNLGMKPLQEYVDEDNWNWETFIQVIKEANKDTNNDGKLDTWGLAGAGFLDSALASNETGLTKEDKQSLDDPRTVEVLNFLSKLSTEKLVRPSEGGDWTEPSQFFRQGNTLLYLSGAYEAEGLKKDMKDFEFGFIPFPKGPNGTSYNTPDSNPWAMVIPKAVENPEQLVYIWEKIETYDSIYNYYLQSWYETLFDNEVDINNVKVASNRFYLDSLASFPSMPYYKFADDINKGQSVSTVIETYKTPFQAAIDEVYKK is encoded by the coding sequence ATGAATAAAAAACTGGTTATGCTGCTTGTTAGTCTGATGTTGATATTTTCTTTAGCAGCTTGCAGCGGCGGAAGCGGCAACGGAAACAGCAGCAATAGCAAGAACGATCCAGTACGCACAAATGCAGCTTCGGAGGATTCTTCCAACGACTCGGCGGCGACGAATGCTTCCGAGGGGACCAATGACGTTGCAGAAGGCGCGGGCGATTCCAAGGAAACGCCGGAGATGGATTTTGATATGGGCGGCAGAGTGATTAAGATTGTAAACTTCTGGAGTTTGGAAATCCCGGAAGACAATCCTGATAATATCCAAAGGAAGAAGAACCTTGAAGCTCTGATGAAGAAACATAATTTCAAAGTTGAATACGTTGTCCTCGATCAAGCCGAGTACCAGAACAAGGTTACAGCCTCACTGCTTGCTGGCGAACCGGTAGGCGATATCATCAGCTTAGCCAGATCGTACGCCATTCCAACGCTGGTAAGTCAAGATCTGTTGTGGCCGGTTGACGAATATACGAAAAATGACAAAGTGTTCGATCCGAATGTATCGAATAAGATTATGCAGTATAAAGGGAGAGGGTATGGCTTTGGCGGGTACCCGGGTGGAGCAACCGGTTTCTTCTACAACCGCACGTTGATGAAGAATCTCGGCATGAAACCGCTTCAAGAATATGTTGATGAAGATAATTGGAACTGGGAAACGTTCATTCAAGTGATCAAAGAGGCTAATAAAGATACGAACAACGATGGAAAGCTTGATACATGGGGATTGGCAGGTGCCGGGTTTTTGGATTCAGCGCTTGCCTCAAACGAGACAGGCTTGACGAAAGAGGACAAGCAGAGCCTGGATGATCCTAGAACCGTTGAAGTTTTGAATTTCCTCTCCAAACTGAGTACTGAAAAACTCGTCAGACCTTCCGAGGGCGGCGATTGGACGGAGCCAAGTCAATTTTTCCGTCAAGGTAACACGTTGTTGTATTTAAGTGGAGCTTATGAGGCGGAAGGTCTAAAGAAAGACATGAAGGATTTCGAGTTCGGCTTTATTCCTTTCCCTAAAGGACCGAACGGAACTTCCTACAATACACCTGATAGCAATCCGTGGGCAATGGTAATTCCGAAGGCAGTAGAGAATCCGGAGCAGCTCGTTTATATCTGGGAGAAAATAGAGACATACGACTCCATTTATAACTATTATCTCCAATCTTGGTACGAGACGTTGTTTGATAACGAAGTTGATATCAATAATGTTAAAGTAGCGTCTAACAGATTCTATCTCGACAGCTTAGCTTCGTTCCCGAGCATGCCTTATTATAAGTTCGCTGACGATATTAACAAAGGCCAATCCGTATCCACGGTCATCGAGACGTACAAAACGCCTTTCCAGGCGGCAATCGATGAAGTCTACAAGAAATAA
- a CDS encoding helix-turn-helix domain-containing protein produces the protein MNTVYLNWFTDDEQFPFFIQYGGHEEDTNLHQHEDFTELVIVLNGNATHVVNSETYFIKTGDVFVIHEATPHAYINPHEFKICNIMFRSELFRIAGPDLKVSNGFKALFVLEPFYYNLQPFHSRLSLSVPSMEHVSSVISVMINEYNEKLPCHQTMLISRFMELVVYLSRQYDSQKNGMDRNLMHLANALSYIEDHYLEPLTLEEIAAKSNISVRHLNRIFQSYYQTTPISYLQQLRLSRARTLLRQCRLPITNISYECGFNDSNYFTRRFTKVYGLSPRAYRQTMR, from the coding sequence TTGAATACCGTTTATTTGAACTGGTTTACGGATGACGAGCAATTCCCGTTTTTTATCCAGTATGGCGGGCACGAAGAAGATACGAATCTTCATCAGCATGAAGACTTCACCGAACTCGTCATTGTATTGAACGGGAACGCTACGCACGTTGTAAATTCAGAAACTTACTTTATTAAGACGGGAGACGTATTTGTCATTCATGAGGCTACCCCCCATGCTTACATAAATCCTCATGAATTTAAAATTTGCAATATTATGTTTCGATCCGAATTATTTCGAATTGCCGGTCCGGATTTAAAAGTATCCAACGGTTTCAAGGCACTTTTCGTTTTGGAACCTTTTTATTACAATCTTCAACCTTTTCATAGCAGGCTCAGTTTGTCTGTTCCAAGCATGGAACACGTCTCATCCGTCATCTCCGTCATGATCAACGAATACAACGAGAAACTTCCATGCCATCAGACGATGCTTATTTCCCGGTTTATGGAACTTGTAGTTTATTTATCCAGACAGTATGACAGTCAGAAGAATGGCATGGACCGCAACCTGATGCATTTGGCTAATGCGCTCTCCTACATTGAAGATCATTATCTGGAGCCTCTTACGCTGGAGGAAATTGCGGCCAAATCCAATATTTCGGTTAGACATCTGAATCGGATCTTTCAATCTTATTATCAAACGACACCCATTTCATACCTGCAACAACTTCGTTTGTCGCGCGCGCGTACGTTGCTCCGGCAATGCAGACTCCCCATCACGAACATCTCCTACGAATGCGGGTTTAACGACAGCAACTATTTCACGCGACGGTTTACCAAAGTTTACGGACTATCCCCCAGAGCCTATAGACAGACTATGCGATGA
- a CDS encoding Ger(x)C family spore germination C-terminal domain-containing protein — MTRSPDNIAGHPYFDPQTGKVGEADCPADLTKSPEIRNLQQQWKVVTKRNVEEAVKAVQRMNSDIFGFLEVVERDQPKAWKKMKDKWGDIFPTCWVEVQVEQEILRTGMRTKSSMSGK, encoded by the coding sequence ATGACGAGATCGCCGGACAACATCGCCGGTCATCCATATTTTGATCCCCAAACCGGTAAGGTTGGAGAAGCGGATTGCCCGGCGGACCTCACTAAATCGCCCGAGATCCGAAATCTGCAGCAGCAATGGAAAGTGGTAACGAAGCGGAATGTCGAGGAGGCCGTGAAGGCGGTTCAACGCATGAACAGCGATATTTTTGGATTCTTGGAAGTGGTGGAACGGGATCAGCCGAAAGCATGGAAGAAAATGAAGGATAAGTGGGGCGACATTTTTCCGACATGCTGGGTGGAGGTTCAGGTGGAACAAGAGATTTTACGGACGGGTATGAGGACGAAATCAAGCATGTCCGGCAAATAA
- a CDS encoding erythromycin esterase family protein has protein sequence MNLSELNGESPEFTWIEQHAAVIEHFTKMMGYLPEKPKDFYNQYDIAMYENARWTEEKLGKSIVWAHNGHTAKTNLLPQVYDEIAGQHRRSSIF, from the coding sequence ATGAATCTTTCGGAATTGAACGGGGAATCCCCAGAATTCACCTGGATCGAACAGCATGCTGCCGTCATCGAACATTTTACCAAAATGATGGGATACTTACCGGAGAAACCTAAAGACTTTTACAATCAGTATGATATTGCGATGTACGAAAATGCCAGATGGACGGAGGAGAAACTTGGGAAGTCGATCGTCTGGGCGCACAACGGCCACACCGCGAAAACAAATCTGCTCCCGCAAGTATATGACGAGATCGCCGGACAACATCGCCGGTCATCCATATTTTGA
- a CDS encoding erythromycin esterase family protein, producing MRCRPEQWGYLIFNTKEMTDLIEWIRVYNNNPDNDQKVRIIGM from the coding sequence ATGCGCTGTCGTCCGGAGCAGTGGGGTTACCTTATATTTAATACGAAAGAAATGACCGATCTGATTGAATGGATTCGGGTCTATAATAACAATCCAGACAATGATCAAAAAGTGCGTATCATAGGCATGTGA
- a CDS encoding erythromycin esterase family protein, whose protein sequence is MNKKLLTRLALTTIGSISLAGCSTEEIPSTPSSSGNTPASKLETAMKDNQTPLQWLEKNASKLTTTEPRASLEDLQPLKEMIGSASIVGLGEASHGMHEIFTMKHRIVQYMVTELGFTNLVLEENWGKGLMLDQYVLTGKGHPGKILSPVFNNKEMTQMLEWIRDYNANPKHPNKVRVIGMDQKKLDEHVFNKISDYIQQSNPNLISQLNDKMKELISATKDEESFEKLPKDEKEKHLSNARSIIELLEKNKVNAGKQKEAYAWALHSARIIEQFIHMLLAEQQPEFFLRHDIAMYENAKWTQEQWGKTIVWGHNGHISKTNTLPFVYPEMSGQHLAKHYGDKYVSIGTSIHSGSYNVVNESGKFGPYGTVRIDDPHSINYTVGQVKHDQFFVDLRKASGSVKTWLDETRPLFAGITALGPEVPLFVDAAFGKTFDIFFYIKKVTPSQMNE, encoded by the coding sequence ATGAACAAGAAATTATTAACGAGGCTGGCGCTTACTACAATAGGTAGTATAAGTTTGGCCGGTTGTTCCACAGAAGAAATCCCATCAACACCATCCAGTTCGGGCAATACGCCTGCATCTAAACTTGAAACTGCCATGAAGGACAACCAGACTCCATTACAGTGGCTGGAGAAGAATGCAAGCAAATTAACAACAACAGAGCCTCGTGCTTCTTTGGAAGATTTACAACCACTTAAAGAGATGATAGGATCTGCTTCTATTGTTGGTTTAGGCGAAGCTTCTCATGGCATGCATGAAATATTCACGATGAAACACCGTATCGTACAGTATATGGTTACGGAATTGGGGTTTACAAACCTTGTCTTAGAGGAGAACTGGGGGAAAGGATTGATGCTTGATCAATATGTTCTTACAGGTAAAGGGCATCCAGGCAAAATTCTTAGCCCCGTGTTTAACAATAAAGAAATGACGCAAATGTTGGAATGGATTCGTGACTACAATGCCAATCCCAAACATCCCAACAAAGTACGTGTAATCGGGATGGATCAAAAAAAATTAGATGAACATGTGTTTAACAAAATTTCGGACTATATCCAACAATCTAATCCGAATTTGATTTCTCAATTAAATGACAAAATGAAAGAGCTTATTTCCGCAACAAAAGATGAAGAAAGTTTTGAGAAACTGCCGAAAGATGAGAAAGAAAAGCATCTTTCCAATGCCCGGTCTATTATTGAGCTGCTAGAAAAAAATAAAGTTAATGCCGGCAAGCAAAAAGAAGCTTACGCATGGGCATTGCATAGCGCCCGTATTATCGAGCAATTTATTCATATGCTTTTAGCTGAACAACAGCCGGAGTTCTTCTTAAGACATGATATTGCAATGTATGAAAATGCGAAGTGGACACAAGAACAATGGGGGAAAACCATTGTATGGGGTCATAACGGACATATATCCAAAACCAATACTCTTCCATTCGTATATCCGGAGATGTCAGGACAACATTTGGCTAAACATTACGGCGACAAATACGTATCCATCGGGACTTCAATCCATTCAGGTTCATATAACGTTGTTAATGAAAGCGGCAAATTCGGTCCATACGGAACGGTTAGAATCGATGACCCCCATAGCATTAACTATACCGTCGGACAAGTCAAACATGATCAATTTTTTGTAGACTTGCGCAAAGCAAGCGGTTCGGTGAAAACTTGGTTAGATGAAACCCGTCCTCTATTTGCCGGAATAACAGCATTGGGGCCTGAAGTACCTTTGTTTGTAGACGCTGCATTCGGCAAGACATTTGACATCTTTTTCTATATCAAAAAGGTCACTCCATCACAAATGAATGAATAA
- a CDS encoding serine hydrolase domain-containing protein yields the protein MNKISMLTVSTMITATLLLPLSGTGFAKQTDPLVTTYSQDSQTKAKQLIDEAANHQNIPGIIVASSNKGSKWAYASGEASIYGTDPVKTNFTFRIGSLTKTFTAMVILQLVDEQKLNLDDTIEKWLPDVVKGTEYEGDHITIRQLLNQTSGIPDYSEHKDILDKLLPNPLHSFTVDELVRSGLNMKATSKPGEKWVYSNTNTVLAGMIIKKATGETYGQHIRKRFIAPLKLTSTYVPDDYSFIPGEHARGYFVLDGQFIDRTEMNPSWADAAGSMISTADDLNTFFSAILSGKLLKPATLDQMLTGVETPVGEYGLGIVGTKLTNGITIWGHGGNFPGFATFAGGTRGGDYVQTLNINAMPSEINTLPLSKSIAEQLIGSSSH from the coding sequence ATGAACAAAATTTCTATGCTCACTGTATCGACAATGATTACCGCGACTCTATTACTGCCATTATCAGGAACTGGTTTTGCAAAGCAGACGGATCCCCTCGTTACTACTTACAGTCAAGATTCGCAGACCAAAGCCAAGCAACTTATCGATGAAGCTGCTAACCATCAAAATATACCGGGCATAATTGTAGCTTCCTCAAACAAAGGATCAAAATGGGCATATGCTTCCGGTGAAGCAAGCATTTACGGTACTGACCCGGTTAAGACGAATTTTACTTTCCGGATAGGTAGTCTAACAAAGACGTTTACTGCAATGGTCATTCTTCAGCTTGTTGATGAACAAAAACTGAACCTGGATGACACGATAGAAAAATGGCTGCCTGATGTTGTTAAGGGTACTGAATATGAAGGGGATCATATCACGATTCGGCAACTATTAAACCAAACAAGCGGTATTCCTGACTATTCAGAACACAAGGATATTCTCGATAAATTACTTCCAAACCCGTTACATTCCTTTACTGTTGACGAATTAGTTCGTTCTGGACTGAACATGAAGGCAACCTCTAAGCCTGGAGAGAAATGGGTTTATTCCAATACGAATACGGTACTTGCAGGGATGATTATTAAGAAGGCTACTGGAGAAACATACGGGCAACATATTAGGAAACGTTTCATAGCTCCCCTTAAGCTAACGAGCACTTATGTACCCGACGACTACTCGTTTATTCCAGGTGAACATGCACGAGGATACTTCGTACTCGACGGTCAATTCATAGATAGAACCGAAATGAATCCCTCTTGGGCAGATGCTGCGGGATCTATGATCTCCACAGCGGATGATCTGAATACATTCTTCAGTGCCATACTTAGTGGCAAGCTATTAAAACCAGCTACTTTAGATCAGATGTTAACTGGGGTTGAAACTCCAGTAGGTGAATACGGCTTGGGGATCGTTGGAACAAAGCTTACGAATGGTATTACGATTTGGGGGCATGGCGGCAACTTTCCAGGATTCGCAACGTTCGCAGGTGGAACTCGCGGCGGGGATTATGTACAAACCCTTAATATTAATGCGATGCCTTCTGAAATTAATACGTTGCCTCTTTCCAAAAGCATTGCCGAGCAACTCATTGGCTCTTCATCACATTAA
- a CDS encoding transposase, translated as MLLEDIPIAGQMRSVKGLGTIYIAAILSGAGDLTQYAHGRQLLRKAGLNLAESMSGKRKGEVILSKRGSAVLRKYMYLATLTLTGVNPLFRQLHEDNLKVKHMSKQNSILKLLGKLARILIGMVHSGESFTPEKTVHPLVQAA; from the coding sequence TTGCTGCTCGAAGACATCCCAATTGCTGGCCAAATGCGTTCAGTTAAAGGTCTGGGCACCATTTATATTGCGGCTATTCTCTCTGGCGCAGGCGATTTAACGCAGTATGCTCATGGGCGTCAACTGCTAAGGAAAGCCGGTTTAAACCTAGCGGAAAGTATGTCGGGTAAACGCAAAGGGGAGGTTATACTCTCCAAGCGAGGGAGTGCCGTTCTCCGGAAGTACATGTATCTTGCTACCCTAACCCTGACAGGAGTCAATCCGCTCTTCCGACAGTTACATGAGGATAATCTAAAAGTAAAGCATATGAGCAAACAGAATTCGATACTTAAACTGCTGGGGAAACTGGCGCGGATATTAATTGGAATGGTACACAGTGGAGAGTCCTTCACTCCTGAAAAAACAGTGCACCCTTTGGTTCAAGCAGCGTAA
- a CDS encoding IS110 family transposase, translating to MMNWTRVRGIVLSTRHLSFKNTAEGFEKLQRAKRNKENRDNCQSKSDPKDALVIADVVSRGYYYEYSRQTESYQRLKVMMSDREFWVTGSVRLQNRIIRWLRKHMQRAGGCSGIQKAAELLFKANQSVGDITSLHEAKQDLGR from the coding sequence ATGATGAATTGGACACGCGTCCGGGGAATCGTCCTTTCCACTCGGCATCTTTCCTTCAAGAACACAGCAGAAGGGTTTGAAAAGCTGCAGCGCGCCAAAAGGAACAAGGAAAATCGGGATAACTGTCAATCCAAGAGTGATCCAAAGGATGCACTGGTTATTGCAGATGTGGTTAGCCGTGGTTATTACTACGAGTACAGTCGGCAGACCGAAAGCTATCAGCGGCTGAAAGTCATGATGAGTGACCGGGAATTCTGGGTTACGGGCAGCGTACGGCTGCAAAATCGTATTATCCGCTGGCTTAGAAAACACATGCAGCGAGCTGGCGGCTGCTCAGGCATTCAGAAAGCCGCGGAACTGCTTTTTAAGGCGAACCAGAGTGTAGGGGACATTACATCGCTCCATGAGGCCAAGCAGGATCTAGGGCGGTGA